GCGTTAATTGCGGGGGCTTTGGCACATGTCAATCAGCTCGAAGGATTTCTGATCGGGAAGGGAAAAGTGATTTATAAAACCAGTGATGAAAAAGGGGCCTTCAATTTTACCACTACAAAAATAGAGCAGGTGGATGGAACAATCATTACCATTATGTCGCAGAATGAAAGTCTGATTGCATTTCAAAGTAACCTCAATTACCCGATTGCCATTGCACCTGACTCCATTTGTTATTTGAAATCAGATTTCTACCCTTGTACAAATGCAGAAATCGGAATACCTGCAGAAGATCTGCAGACTGAGGAGTTGTACCTGATTGGCGTGAAGGCAAATGATAAATTGCTGACTGAGAAAATATTAGCAGGGTTTAAGACGATCATTAATGAGCTCGGTTTTGCAGGAAACACGGATATCCCCCATACCAATAGCAGACCATTAGGGGATTTGTTTTTGGACCTGGCTGAAGCAGCAGCGCTATCATAACATGAGGCCGGAAATATGCTAGAGGATAAAAATATAGTACTTAAGGTGGCCGAGCCTGATAAACAGCTTGCTGATTTTGTGGAAAGCTTCTGGATGATTGACAATCGTTCTGATGCTGCCCATGAAATTGTTATTCTGCCCGACGGGCGATTTGACATTATATTTTGTCATTCCTTAGCGGCGCCTTATCAGGTTATGCAGATGGGTTTAGGCAGTCATCCTGAACAAAATTCAATTCTGCCCGGAACTGTCATGTTTGCGGTTAGTTTTAAGCTGCTTGCAATGGAGTATCTGTTGGATATGAAAGCTGCCTTTTTATTAAATAGTGCCCATCGGCTGCCAGATGATTTTTGGGGAATAACAAAAAATGACCTGAATAACTTTGATGGCTTTTGCCAAAAGGTTTCGCTAAAGATGCTGGCCTTAATCAAGCCGGAAATTGACAGCAGAAAGCAAAAACTATTTGAATTGATTTACGCTTCAAAGGGTTCATTCACGGTAAAGGAACTATCTGAAAAGGTGTTTTGGAGCAGCCGGCAAATCAACCGTTACTTCCATTCGCAGTTTGGAATTTCACTCAAGGCATATGGCAATATCTTACGATTCAAGGCCTCATTGTCGCATATTAAAATGGGTAAACTTTATCCTGAACAGAATTTCAGCGATCAAAATCATTTCATAAAAGAAATCAAAAAATTTTCGGGCGTGGTTCCTAAGGAATTGTCCAAAAACCAAAACGACCGATTTATACTATTATCTGCATTGCCTGAGGAATAGATTTGTCTATCAAAAACAAATTTTAAAAGCATGCTGATACAAAATAAAAAAGTTGCCATCATTGGTGCCGGGCCCGGAGGCCTGACACTTGCCCGACTGCTGCAGCAAAAAGGAGCAGAGGTAAAAGTTTATGAGCGGGACCTCCATCAGGAGGTAAGGCTGCAGGGTGGCGCACTCGATCTGCACATGGAATCCGGTTTAGCCGCATTAAGCGAAGCCGGTTTAATGAATGAGTTCAAAATGCATTACCGGCCGGGAGCGGAACTGGTCAGGGTGCTGGACCATCAGGCAAAAATTCACTCGGATCAACATGCAGAAAAAATAGTGCAGAATTTTGAAGAGGAGGGTTACAGACCTGAAATTGACCGGGGACCACTAAGGGATATCTTGCTGAATTCACTAAAACCAGATACTGTTATCTGGGATAGTCATATCCTGGCTATTGAGAAAATACAGGGTTCCTGGAAGCTGGTTTTTCAAAATGGTAAAAGTGTTGTGGCAGATATAGTAATCGGCGCTGATGGGGCAAGTAGCAAAATAAGACCTTTCGTTACCGATATCAGGCCTTTCTGGACGGGCATTACTATGATTGAGGGTTCAATAAAAGATTCAAAAAAGACAGCTCCTCATATTGATGCACTTTTGAAAGGCGGAAAGATATTTGCGTATGGAAATGAGCAGACTTTAATTGTGAGCTCGAAGGGTGATGGTAGTTTAGGGTTTACCACGAGTGCAAAAACAAATGAATTCTGGTATCGGGAAAGCGGAATAGATTTCAAAGACAACAAACAGGTATTGGCCTGGTTCAAAGGGGAGTTTTCGGGATGGAGTCGTATCTGGTATGAATTATTTGAAAGCGAAGACACGCTTTTTATCCCACGACCGCAATATTGTATGCCATTAACACAAAAGTGGGATGCTCAACCGAATATTACCCTTATAGGTGATGCTGCTCATTGGATGCCACCCTTTGCAGGTGAAGGGGTGAACATGGCCATGTTGGATGCTTTAGAATTGAGTGAATCTTTTAGCAATCCGGAATTTGAAAATATACAGGCAGCTATTGCGAATTATGAAAAACAAATGTTCAGGCGGTTCGAAAAAACCGGTGAGGAAACGTTATTCAATACGGAATGGATGCACGGGCCAAATGCATTAAATGATATGCTTTCAATGTTCAGCAAACATGAATAGACAAAAAACGGGAAGCAATGTCTTCCCGTTTTTTGTTTTGTTTAAAGTGTTGCCATATCAATTACAAAACGATAGCGGACATCTCCTTTTAACATCCTGTCGTACGCAGCAGTGATGTCTTTAATGTCGATCATCTCAATTTCAGATACAATGTTGTGTTCCGCACAGAAATCCAGCATTTCCTGAGTTTCGGCGATGCCGCCGATGCCGGAACCGGCAACACTTTTCCGGCCACCCAGCAAGCTGAACGCTGCAATTTCTGCTGGCTTAGAAGGTACGCCTACACAAATCATCGTGCCATTGGTTCTTAGCAGGGACAGGTACATGTTAAAATCATGTTCTGCCGAAACCGTATCCAGGATAAAATCAAATGAATGCTGAGCAGCTTTGATTTGTTCCGGATCTGAAGTCACTACAAAATGTTGAGCTCCTAATTTTCTGGCATCTGCTTCCTTTTTTGCCGAAGTACTCAATACTGTTACTTCTGCACCAAAGGCTACTCCAAATTTCACAGCCATATGGCCTAATCCACCAAGACCCAGAACCGCAAGTTTATGGCCTTTTCCTACTTTCCAATGTCTGAGTGGAGAGTAGGTGGTTATTCCTGCACATAGCAAGGGAGCCACTGCGGCCAGGTCTAGTTTTTCAGAAACATGAAGTACAAATTCCTCTCTTACTACGATTGTATTGGAGTAACCGCCATAAGTTGGGGTCTTACCATCTCTTCCATAAGAGTTGTAGGTTTGTGTATTTCCTTCCAGGCAATATTGCTCCAGATCCTGTTTACAGTTTTCGCAAACCTGACAGGAATCTACCATACAGCCCGTTCCGGCAAGATCGCCAACTTTAAATTTGGTCACATGATCTCCTACTTTTATTACCCGTCCTACAATTTCATGACCTGGAACCATCGGAAATATCCCCGGAAACCAATCGTTTTTAATCTGATGAAGATCTGAATGACAAACCCCACAATATAAAATGTCAAATTGCACATCATGAGGGCCTACCTCGCGACGTTCAAAGCTCCAGGGAGCTAAATCTGTTTCAGCATTTTGTGCTGCATATCCTTTTGCTTCGATCATAATATTTAAGCTAATTTTTCAAAGTAAAAATAGTTTAGAAAAGCGGAAGAAAGATTATGAGAATCAAAGTTTTTTCTGCAAAAATCAAACAATTTAGACCTTTTTTTGCCAATACTGTGTAATAAATGTGCCAATAAGCAAGGCAATCTAATTTCGAAATTTTAAATTGCAGGATAAACCAGCTTGCTAGCGATTTTCTTTAAGCTACCAAGTCATTTAATCAATGAAAAAATGAACACGGTTATTCTTAAACCCAGGAACGAAATCTTAAAAAGGTACGTACAGTACTTTCTTTTTTTTAATAAAATGGACAACAGTACGCAGAATTATACTACTTTCCC
This region of Pedobacter steynii genomic DNA includes:
- a CDS encoding NAD(P)-dependent alcohol dehydrogenase; the encoded protein is MIEAKGYAAQNAETDLAPWSFERREVGPHDVQFDILYCGVCHSDLHQIKNDWFPGIFPMVPGHEIVGRVIKVGDHVTKFKVGDLAGTGCMVDSCQVCENCKQDLEQYCLEGNTQTYNSYGRDGKTPTYGGYSNTIVVREEFVLHVSEKLDLAAVAPLLCAGITTYSPLRHWKVGKGHKLAVLGLGGLGHMAVKFGVAFGAEVTVLSTSAKKEADARKLGAQHFVVTSDPEQIKAAQHSFDFILDTVSAEHDFNMYLSLLRTNGTMICVGVPSKPAEIAAFSLLGGRKSVAGSGIGGIAETQEMLDFCAEHNIVSEIEMIDIKDITAAYDRMLKGDVRYRFVIDMATL
- a CDS encoding FAD-dependent oxidoreductase, which encodes MLIQNKKVAIIGAGPGGLTLARLLQQKGAEVKVYERDLHQEVRLQGGALDLHMESGLAALSEAGLMNEFKMHYRPGAELVRVLDHQAKIHSDQHAEKIVQNFEEEGYRPEIDRGPLRDILLNSLKPDTVIWDSHILAIEKIQGSWKLVFQNGKSVVADIVIGADGASSKIRPFVTDIRPFWTGITMIEGSIKDSKKTAPHIDALLKGGKIFAYGNEQTLIVSSKGDGSLGFTTSAKTNEFWYRESGIDFKDNKQVLAWFKGEFSGWSRIWYELFESEDTLFIPRPQYCMPLTQKWDAQPNITLIGDAAHWMPPFAGEGVNMAMLDALELSESFSNPEFENIQAAIANYEKQMFRRFEKTGEETLFNTEWMHGPNALNDMLSMFSKHE
- a CDS encoding helix-turn-helix domain-containing protein, which translates into the protein MLEDKNIVLKVAEPDKQLADFVESFWMIDNRSDAAHEIVILPDGRFDIIFCHSLAAPYQVMQMGLGSHPEQNSILPGTVMFAVSFKLLAMEYLLDMKAAFLLNSAHRLPDDFWGITKNDLNNFDGFCQKVSLKMLALIKPEIDSRKQKLFELIYASKGSFTVKELSEKVFWSSRQINRYFHSQFGISLKAYGNILRFKASLSHIKMGKLYPEQNFSDQNHFIKEIKKFSGVVPKELSKNQNDRFILLSALPEE